TCTCGGAAGCAAGATACGTAAATTTCGGAATTAAACTACGTAAATCCCGGAATTTAGTAAATATAAATCAAAGCGATAGTCTGTTTAGAACGAATTCGGGTGCCTTGAGAGGCCGCATCAAAGTGTGTCTGACACCTCGCTGGACTGCCGGGCCAAGATACCCCCTTGAATCCCCTAAATTCGTCCCCATCTACAGGAAATCCGTGTTGAACAGAAGGCACCCTCATGACCAATCAAGACAAAGAACAACAACCCAAGTCTGAAGACACTGCCGGCTTGACCGACCAGGAGCTAGACCAGGCCGCCAAGGCCGACCAGCCGCTATCCCTGGAAGCCCAGCTCGAAGAGGCGCTGGCCAAGGTCAAGGCCTGGGAAGAAGAGTACCTGCGGGCCAGGGCCGATATGGAAAACCTGCGTAAACGCAGTGCCCAGGAAGTGATCAATGCCGGCAAGTTCGCCATTGAATCCTTTGCCGAGGCCCTGCTACCCGTGGCCGACAGCCTGGAAACGGCACTCAGCCTGGAAAACCAGACCTTTGAGGGCTTGCGTGGCGGTGTGGAACTCACGTTGAAGCAGCTGCAGCAGGCCTTCCAGAAAGGCCGCTTAGCGGTCGTGGACCCCAAGGGCGAGAAATTCGATCCCAACCGCCACCAGGCGGTCTCCATGGTCGATGGCAGCACCCAGGCCCCCCCGGTGGCCTCGGGCCACGTGGTGGCGGTGATGCAAAAGGGCTATACCGTGGCCGAGCGGGTCTTGCGGCCAGCCATTGTGGTGGTCGCCCAGTAATCTTGAAATCAACGAATTCACCCCCATTTACCGAAACAACTGAATAACCCTTTTTGAAGGAACGCAAACATGGCAAAGATTATTGGTATTGACCTGGGCACCACGAACTCGTGTGTGGCCATTTTGGAAGGCGGCACGCCCAAGGTGATTGAGAACTCTGAAGGCGCCCGCACCACCCCATCAATCATCGCCTACATGGAAGACGGCGAGATCCTGGTGGGCGCGCCTGCAAAGCGTCAGGCGGTGACCAACCCCAAGAACACGCTCTATGCAGTAAAGCGCCTGATCGGCCGCAAGTTCGACGAAAAAGAAGTTCAAAAAGACATCGATCTGATGCCTTTTGAAATCTCCAAGGCCGATAACGGCGATGCATGGGTCAAGGTCCGCGATAAGAAGCTGGCACCCCCACAAGTGTCCGCCGAAGTGCTACGCAAGAT
The nucleotide sequence above comes from beta proteobacterium MWH-UniP1. Encoded proteins:
- the grpE gene encoding nucleotide exchange factor GrpE, whose protein sequence is MTNQDKEQQPKSEDTAGLTDQELDQAAKADQPLSLEAQLEEALAKVKAWEEEYLRARADMENLRKRSAQEVINAGKFAIESFAEALLPVADSLETALSLENQTFEGLRGGVELTLKQLQQAFQKGRLAVVDPKGEKFDPNRHQAVSMVDGSTQAPPVASGHVVAVMQKGYTVAERVLRPAIVVVAQ